The following coding sequences are from one Triticum aestivum cultivar Chinese Spring chromosome 5A, IWGSC CS RefSeq v2.1, whole genome shotgun sequence window:
- the LOC123102352 gene encoding chaperone protein ClpB1 — protein sequence MGGSKLGVVASRHLARVWREIEPVLWLGATAGLCWAAWRYYQSCACLRSYGRKMGALSEGEGDPVIGRDKEIDRVICILCRRTKNCAALVGEAGVGKTAIIEGLTQRIASGKVPASLAGARVVEVDLGAMLAGTSLRGMFEERIKDVIKSAEDGDGKVILFIDEMHMLLGAGDDVGGTDAANLLKPALARGRIRCVGATTLKEYHRYIQPDAALERRFQKVHVKEPSVQATVTILQGLKQRYQDHHGLEIQDAALVAAAELAGRYITDRHFPDKAIDLIDEACATARMLLDNENEATGGTMTRIYNKKEATAQSRSINAVKKGIVDPSQVAQVVSLWTGIPVAAIDQEEKEKLLHLADKLHERVVGQDEAVNLVAQTVLRSRIGLDQPGQPIGSFLFLGSTGVGKTELAKALAEQLFDNENMLVRFDMSEYGTKGSVLRLIGAPPSYYGYDDGGQLTEKVKKHPYSVILFDEVEKAHRSVYNIFLQLLDDGLLTDGKGQTVDFKNTLIIMTSNLGSKHLAAGMVGENTMQETHKLVMKEVRKRFKPELLNRLSEIVIFEPLSHDKLKEIVKIQMKGAAARVAKKGISLHASDATLDVILSESYEPMYGARPIKRWIQKNVMNTICEMLVKGEVGEGSTISIDAADHNKGLKYEVVKKAADPSRNILVPAPEPLACPDEETDDSVMVTSLTKCLG from the exons ATGGGAGGGTCGAAGTTGGGGGTCGTGGCCTCGCGACATCTGGCCAGGGTTTGGCGAGAAATCGAGCCTGTGCTCTGGCTTGGAGCAACTGCTGGCTTGTGCTGGGCAGCGTGGAGATACTACCAATCCTGCGCCTGCCTCCGCAGCTACGGCCGGAAGATGGGGGCGTTATCCGAGGGCGAGGGCGATCCAGTGATCGGACGCGACAAGGAGATTGACAGGGTCATATGCATTCTCTGCCGCCGGACCAAGAACTGCGCCGCGCTCGTCGGGGAGGCAGGGGTCGGCAAGACGGCCATCATTGAGGGCCTCACCCAGCGCATTGCCAGCGGGAAAGTCCCTGCgagccttgccggagcgcgtgtgGTAGAGGTCGACCTCGGAGCCATGCTGGCCGGGACTAGTCTCCGTGGCATGTTTGAGGAGCGCATCAAGGACGTGATAAAGAGCGCAGAGGACGGGGATGGCAAGGTGATCCTCTTCATCGACGAGATGCACATGCTTCTTGGTGCCGGCGACGATGTAGGTGGCACGGACGCCGCCAACCTGCTGAAGCCGGCGCTGGCCCGTGGCCGCATCCGCTGTGTCGGCGCCACCACCCTCAAAGAGTACCACAGGTATATTCAGCCGGATGCCGCACTCGAGCGCCGGTTCCAAAAGGTTCATGTCAAGGAGCCGAGCGTGCAGGCGACCGTCACCATTCTGCAAGGGCTTAAACAGCGGTACCAAGACCACCATGGCTTGGAAATTCAGGACGCTGCTCTGGTTGCTGCCGCAGAGCTCGCCGGCCGCTATATCACCG ATCGCCATTTTCCTGATAAGGCAATTGATCTAATTGATGAGGCATGCGCTACCGCAAGGATGCTGCTCGACAACGAAAATGAAGCAACCGGTGGCACCATGACGCGGATTTACAACAAAAAAGAAGCGACTGCACAAAGTAGATCTATAAATGCAGTGAAGAAAGGAATTGTTGATCCGAGTCAGGTCGCACAG gtTGTGAGCCTGTGGACTGGAATTCCTGTCGCTGCTATTGATCAAGAGGAGAAGGAGAAATTACTACACCTAGCAGACAAATTGCACGAGCGAGTTGTTGGCCAGGATGAGGCGGTCAATTTGGTTGCACAGACAGTCCTACGTTCCAGAATCGGCCTTGATCAGCCGGGCCAACCAATAGGTTCTTTTCTATTTTTGGGCTCGACTGGTGTTGGAAAGACTGAGCTTGCAAAAGCTCTTGCCGAGCAGCTATTTGACAATGAAAATATGTTGGTTCGCTTTGACATGTCCGAATATGGTACGAAGGGATCTGTGTTGCGCCTCATTGGAGCACCTCCAAG CTATTATGGTTATGACGATGGAGGGCAACTGACTGAAAAAGTCAAGAAGCACCCATACAGTGTCATCCTGTTTGATGAGGTGGAGAAGGCGCATCGCTCGGTGTACAATATTTTTCTTCAACTCCTTGATGATGGTTTGTTGACTGATGGCAAAGGCCAGACAGTAGATTTCAAGAACACTCTCATCATTATGACCTCAAATCTTGGGTCAAAGCACCTTGCAGCAGGAATGGTTGGAGAGAACACAATGCAAGAAACACACAAGCTTGTAATGAAAGAG GTTCGGAAACGCTTCAAGCCCGAGCTTCTCAACAGGCTGAGTGAGATTGTGATATTTGAGCCACTTTCACACGACAAACTGAAGGAGATTGTGAAAATCCAGATGAAGGGCGCTGCTGCCAGAGTAGCTAAGAAGGGCATCTCTCTACACGCGAGTGATGCTACATTGGATGTTATCTTGTCAGAGTCATACGAGCCA ATGTACGGTGCAAGGCCTATTAAAAGGTGGATacagaagaatgtgatgaacacCATCTGTGAGATGCTTGTCAAAGGAGAAGTTGGCGAAGGCTCAACAATCTCCATTGATGCCGCCGACCACAACAAGGGGCTCAAGTATGAAGTGGTGAAGAAGGCGGCAGATCCTTCCCGCAACATCTTGGTCCCAGCACCAGAGCCTCTTGCTTGCCCCGACGAGGAAACCGATGATTCGGTCATGGTCACTTCATTGACAAAGTGTCTTGGATAG